The genomic window AGAAAAAGTCCAAAACCTATTAAATAAGTCAACGGAAGGGAAAATCTTTGCTAAGGGAGACAATTGTGCAAAAACATCAGGTATAGAGGCTACCATAGAAGCATCAGTTGGAGTCAATCAATTTACATATGTTTGTATCTACGTATGTAATTTAATGTTCCAGCAAGCTTTTGCATCAGCCAGATTGGATTATTACACAGAATATTTCCACAAAGAGTAGGGTCCGAGGATAACCTCCTTAGTTATGGTGGACATAATGTGAGCTGAGCTGAGATCCCAGTTGGATCATTTAGCAGAGTTCTGGTTAGTAGACTGACTGATATCTGGAGAATACCGCAAACCCTTGTAAagtagtgatgggggtgggtggggaatgaTGGCATTCATGGCAGTTTCCCACCCTGTGCTAATtcttactattccaggatcatcatgGAATGCAAAAGTATTCCTGatttcttttctctattgcaaGCCATCCtcttaaacccctttcccctgTCTCTTCCACATTTATCTCCAAtgccaagtgtgaggagctcatggatttctctgTCACCAAGATTAAGACCATCCAATCAActgcctctgtcacttccctccTTTTTCCTAGCACACAGGGAAAAACTTCCTCTAAGGTTGCTCCCTGCCTTCGCCCTGAACTTGTttccttctctagtttctctcctaaatCCCCTCACGCGCCCTCtgagcttatcttgtccatgagacccacctcctgctctctgaaTCCTATTCCCAttgaactactgaccacccaacttccctcccTGGCTCTCATGTTAGCTGTTCTCTCTCTGCAGGTTCTgtgcctctctccttcaaatctaccatcatcacctctctcctcaaaaaaacaagccttcacccctccatccttgcaaactactgccccatctccaacctccctttcttctccttgaacatgttgtcgcctcccaaatccatgcccattgttcccggaactccatgtttgaatcctccaatcaggtttccacctcaTCACAAtaccaaaacggctcttatcaaagtcacaaattatccGACATGCAGTACAGAAtgaatagaaatttcctccaattatatatcaggaagactgaagccattgtcttcagtccctgcaacaaactctgttccctcaccactgattccatccctctccctggcaactgtctgaggctgaaccagactgttcaaaaCCTCGGTGTCAtaattgaccctgagatgagcttacaTATCCCCACCATCACTAAGActccctatttccacctccatggcatcacccatcttcgtctctgcctcagctcttctgctgctgaaacccttatccatgcctttgttaccttcatACTTGACTATTCTTATGCGCTCATGGCCAGCCTCCCACAGtctacccttcgtaaacttgagctcatctaaaactctgctgctctgccttaactcgcaccaaatgttgttcacccatcaccactatgCTCTCAGTTAAACAATGTGCcgtttttaaaattcacatccttgttttcaaatccctccatggcttggcCCCTCCaattctctgtaatcttctccagccctacaaccctccaaaatatctgcgttcctctaattccagcctcttgagcatccctgattttaatcgctccaccattaagggctgtgccttcagttgcctcaacCCTAAACTCTGCAATTCCATCCTAAACCTccataaaacccacctctttgatcaagctttcggtcatctgacctagtatttccttatatggctcggtgtcatatttagttttataatgcctctgtgaagtgccttgggatgtttaattatgttaaaagtgctatataaatacaagctgttgtagtGAAATAGTGGATAGGGCTGTTTCCATGTCTGCTAGGACTTTGCAGGAGACAAAAATTCCACTAAGGTCTACATCTATGGGTACATATAGTCACATAAAAGGGGTCATATTCAATATGCAGAACAAAAACGAGACATTCAATTTCTAATCACCATCTCCTCCCAAATTCTTACATTTACTGCATCTTTCACAACTCATTTTCTGATTTGCATTATAACGTTCCCTTGAGTCACAGGGCTGATCAAGAATTTGATGTTGCTCTAACAATCACTGGGCCTGTCACAAACTACCCTCTGGGAAAGTTTGGAACATGGTTAGCTCAAGCGAATCCAGGTTCCAATCCTAAACTGGTCTATATTCTTAAGAATAATAATACCGTGCAGTTAAAAGTAGAATTAGGTGATGTTGTAAATAATTGGAAGGCGGAGGCTAATTTTAACTTCTGGCAATAGTGTAAAACTGATGGTATCAGGCCAACCATCTGTTATACTATTGTGGAAAGGATAAAGGATAATCAGGATAGGTGAATAAGTGCTAGTGGAAAAATGTTTATgtataagagagagaaagagagagtttgaGACAGAAAAAAACAGAGGCCCAATATTAAAAGGGTTGAGGGGTGCAAGAACGCTGCATGCAAGCCCCAAAACGAGCCATGCACACAGAGTTCTGGGGCGTGGAGGCTCTGCCGATCTAAAAATCAGGACTGCATCTTCTATCAGCTTATATTTTAACTGTCATTAGTCAAAAAGAATATTTGAACAAGGCTAATGTGTTAGGAAACTTTAGCACCAAAAGAATGAACATGAAAGCTACTGCCCAATTGTTTTTCAAACTTTTTGTTCTGAGATCAGTAGAGTTAAGCATGATTTTCATCATGGTGATGTTACATTGAAGTGAAGCAATAATATATTTTGAATAATATATATAACATTGCATCTTGTGTTTACACTTTAAACCATGTGGGCCAACCATTTTCATGAAGATGGTGCCCTTTAAATTCAAGACAGCAATCCACTTTAGTGTATTAGATTGTATGCCTGCTAGGTCCAGGACCAACTATTGCCCTCCCCTGCTGCTTTTATTCAATCAagtaaaatattttaaaataccaTCTTAAAAATGTATATGCTGTTCAAGAATTTTATTGTATTAACAAGTCGTTAAAATTAAAAATTAACCCAGCTTTTTGGAGAGGCCAAGCATTATGGTTAGGTTCTCCAATGCTGCGAGCTTGCTCTTTGAAAATTGTTATTGACGTCCTTTGATAGACATAggatatagaaacataggaacatagaaaataggagcaggagtaggccattcgaccctgaaTTTTTGACGTAACTGAAGGCGTGATTGAAGAAATAGGTTTTGAAAAGACTTTTGAAGATGGGAGAACAAGGTTGAAGGTataagaagagcattccagagttTAGGAGCATGATGGATGAAGGAACTGCTATCGAATGATGCAGATAAAGGACAGGAGCATATAGTAGACCCAAGTCAGAGAAGTGGAGAGTGTGGGCTCAGAATTAGCACTAGGGGAGTTTTCAAAATCAAGGAGGAGTAAGGCAATATGCAGCTATGTGCAAGTTGGAGGCATAATAATTTATTATAATACAACCATAATCAACCATGTTAATAAAAATAATTTGACCTTTTTTTGACAAGATCAAATTAATAACTAATTAGCACAAAGAACTATATGCAGATTTGATGTCATAAATCTATATATCAAACTAATGGTTGTCCTTCAGCTTTAACCTGACAGACAATTTTAACCTAAGCCAACCAGCGAGAAACTAATGGGATCAGATCAGGTGTCTGTTTTACATTTCAACCTTTGGAGAGTAAGCTAGGTTATGAACTCAATTCTGCAGGATTCTTGCCCAGCAAGTTAAGATCAAATTATTTTCCAGGTCTGTATGAAGCCAGTTGTATTCAGTGTCTTATCAGACTTCAGCCTCTTGTTCGTTTTATTCCTGAGGACATGTCATTTTAACAAAATTATAACATTCCATGTTGCCTGTATTTGTTTATGGACTGCCACTATCGAAGTTCTTAATAATCTGTGTTTTTTTTGCTAAATCTTCTTTTAAATGCTTTCCCTCTCATTTATCTTCCTTCATATTTTCCCTTTAACTTCTGCAGAGGGTGTGGCAATCTAGTAGTTACGTTTCTGGACTAGTAATATGTGAGTTTAAATCCCATCAGGGTTTGAATGCATTTGTAAAAACAATCTGTAAAAGTGACCTTGAAGCTGTCACTTTGTTGTAAAATTCCCCGTCACACCCTGCTGTCCCCAATCCTGTGCCTTccaccaacatcccctcaccccccAACCACCAACCTGCGGTTTATTGGGTAGCacttttacctctgagtcagaaggttgtgggttcaagacctgcTTCAGAGACTTGAGTTCAAagtttaggctgacactcccatctttcagatgggacatgCAACCGAGGCCCCGTCTACCACCTCTGGAGGTCGGAAAAGATcgtatggtactattttgaagaattcTCCCTCGtagcctggccaatacttatcccaaaACTATCATCATTAAAAACAGGTAGCTGACAAgagtcacatttctgtttgtgggaacttgatgtgtgcaaatttgctcctgcgtttcctacattagaacagcaaGTAttattcaaaaatacttcattggctgtaaagcgctttgggacattctgaggttgcaaaagatgctatataaaatgcaagccttttttttaataccctttaggaaaggaaacctgttgtccttatctggtctgacctatatgttTGAATACAATCTCACACCATGTGCCTGACTCGTAACTGTCCTCTCAACTCGTCTAGTAAGCCACTTATTTGTATTACCACCTTCCCAGGACAACTAGGCTAGGTAATAAATGCCagacttgctagtgatgcccatatcctgagaagAAATTAAATGAATAATTGTATTTGGGAAGCTGTGGTCCTTGATACAGTTTAAATAGATGAGAAGCTGTGGTCCTAGAATGCAAACAATCTTTATTTCTTCTTTTACAGGACACATTCTGACATCAGTATCTAATCAAGGGATTTTACGCATCCTGTTAATTTCCATTATCCTTTTGGGCTGTTTTTTAACCTTGTTGATGCTGTATGTCAACCCATCTAACACCTGGATTTATGGTCCCGCATCCATGAAAAATCTTTTTATGCCTGTAGAGAATGAAACTATTGTGCTCATTTGGTTTTGGCCTTTTGGTCATACATTTGAGCTCAATTCTTGTGAATCTAAGTTTGACATCCATGACTGTTATTTGACTGCAGATAGGAACCTGTATAACAAATCCCACGCTGTCCTTATCCATCATGGGGATATAAGGAGGGACTTGTCCAACCTGCCCAAACAGCCTCGGCCAGTTTTTCAGAAATGGGTTTGGATGAATATGGAGTCACCTACCAACAGTCCAAAAAACACTGGGCTCAACAACCTCTTCAACTTGACCTTGACATACCGGCGGGATTCAGATATCCAAGTGCCTTATGGGTATCTGACAATGAACAAAGTTCCATTAGCTTTTGAACTGCCTAGTAAAAGCAATCTAGTGTGTTGGGTTGTAAGCAACTGGAACTCTAAGCATGCCAGAGTGAAGTATTACTACGAACTCTACAAATATGTTAAAATCATCATTTATGGTCATTTTGTCTGGCCACGCCTGAGTGATAAAGAATTGATCCCTACAATATCTAATTGTAAGTTCTACCTTGCCTTTGAGAACTCGATACATGAAGATTACATAACTGAAAAACTCTACAATGCTTTGCTTGCGGGCACTGTGCCTGTGGTCCTGGGGCCATCTCGAGAAAACTATGAAAATTACATTCCAGCCGATTCTTTCAttcatgtggatgatttcctctcaGCTAAAGAGCTTGCAAGTTACCTGCTCGTGCTGAATGATAATGAAGACTTGTACATGTTCTACTTCAAATGGAGGAAATACTACACAGTGAGAAAGACTCATTTCTCGGATGAACATGCATGCAACGTTTGTGAGAATATAAAACGACATCAGGGATATAGATCCCATTCCAGTTTAGAAAGATGGTTTTGGGATTAAATTCTAAAATGTGTATCCAGTAAACATCAGTATCTATGGAATTCAATTGCCTTTTTCCTACTAAAATAATTTATTTTTTGATTAAAAAGCATTCAGAGGTAGAAATTCATTTCGAGCGGTGGTGCAAAACAGGAGCTGTAGGATCGACCACATGTGATATACAGTTTCTGACATTCAGTTCGATTGCAGCTGATCTGATAGTTTTACACCAGCGCCCGAGAATAATTTCTTTTGTTTAACTAAAAAAAATTCTACAACCTTATATCTAACATTATTTGTGTGAACTCATAATGCCTTTGGCAGTGGATCAGTGGATTTTTGAGCATCAAGTTTTCATTTTAAACTGACTTCCGTTGGAGAATGCAATTGCTTTTCAAGCTGAATGTTTTTATTTAAAAGAAACTTCTCATTGTCTTTCCTGTTATTGCTACTTGTAGTAAAACATTGCAAAAAATAATTTTACTAAAAATTAAGGAGCAAGCATTCTGAACAATTGATCTCATTTTTACTGGAGTAACATTAATCAAATTATATTATATTTTAAAGAAAAGAGCTTTAAATGATTTATCAGCATTGTAAATTTATATCTGTCCATTTTGCTTAGAGTGGCAATGCTTTGCTAAGTATTTGTAATCTGACTTGACCCTCAAGTTCTTACCTTGCTACTGTGATTACTTTACATACAAAGTGGATGAGCTGACTTGAAGACCACCTGAAAGCCTCTAACAGCAATGTTATGCTGTGATTGACATGTTCTGTCATTAGCCTTCAGGggtcatggctgaggtattaaatgaatactttgtatctgtctttaccaaggaagcagatgctgctcaggtcatggtgaaagaggaggtaattcagacactagagagtttaaaattgataacgaGGAGGTATTGAGTagactagctgtacttaaagttgataagaaaCCAGgaccggataagatgcatccaatgATACTCTGGGAAGTGAgcgtgaaaattgcagaggcagtggccataattttccagtcttccttagattcaggggtggtgccagaggactggagaattgcaaatgttacacctcattcaaaacagggtgtaaagataagcccagcaactacagagcaGTCAGTTTAACCTAGGTGGTAGGgaggcttctagaaatgataactcaggtcaaaattaatagtcacttgggcaaatgcaggttatttagggaaagccagcacagatttgtgaagggaaaaccatgtttaactaactcgctggagttttttgatgaggtaacagagagggttgataagggtaatgctgttcacgtggtgtacgtggacttccaaaaagcatttgataaaatgccacatagcagacttgtgagcaaagttatagttcatggaataaaagggatagtagcaacatggatatgaaattggctgagtgacaggaaatagagagtacttgatgaatgttttttggactggaggaaagcttgtagtggagttccccaagggttggttttcggacccttgctgttcctggtatatattaatgacctagaccttggtgtacagggcacaatttcaaaatttgcggatgatacaaaacttggaaacattatgaactatgaggaggataatgtggaacttcaaaagaacatagacaagttgatggaatgggcagacaagtggcagatggaatttaatgcagagaagtgtgaggtaaatcATTTTAGtacgaagaacatggaaagacaatataaaataaagggtgcaattccaaagggagtgaaggagcagagggacctgggtgtatatgtgaataaatcattgaaggtgggaggacaggttgagagagtattTAATAGAGCACACAGCATCCTAAGCttcattaacaggggcatagagtataaaagcaaggaagttatgttaaacctgtttaGAAcactgttttagcctcaactggagtattgtgtccagttctgggcgccagacTTTAGgagagatgtgaaggcattagagagagtgcaggaaagattcatgagaatggttccagggatgaggaacatcagttagTGGATAAATAGGAGAGgctgagactgttttccttggataagagacggttaagaggagatttgatagaggtgttcgaaatcatgaggggtctggacagagtagatggggaaaaactgttcccattggaggaaggatcaagaacaagagtgcactgatttaaggtaattggcaaaagaagcaatggtaacatgaggaaaagctttttcaagcagcgagtggttaggatctggaatcactgcctcagagtgtggtgaacgcaggttcaatcaaagcattcaagagggaattggattgttacctgaaaaggaagaatgtgcaggactacgGCGAGAAGGTGGGGGCGTGGCaccgtaaattgctctttcggagatccAGCGCAGGCaccacaggctgaatggcctcctcctgtgctgcaacaaTGCTGTGATTTTGTGAATCTGTGATTCTAGCTCCTTCCTTTTcctcataagaacataataaataggagcaggagtaggccattaagccctttgagccctctctgccattcaatgagatcacagctgatcttctacttcaacaccattttcttgcactatccccatatcccgtgatgtttttaatatgtagaaatctattgatctcagtcttgaacatactcaatgactgagcctctgaaaccctctggggtagagaattcctaagattcaccacattctgagtgaagaaattcctcctcagctcagtcctaaatggcccgcGCCTTATTCTGCGACtgcatcccctggttctggactcgccagcaggggaaacatcctttccacatgacaCCTGTCAAGCTCTGTAAAAATTTTGTATTTTTTAATGAGATtacctctccttcttctaaactccagagaataaaggtccagtcAATTTAATCTTTCCCCATGGGACAATCTCTCCAtctcaggaattagtttggtgaacctttgttgcactccctctgtggcatatctttccttaggtaaggagaccaaaattacacacaatactccaggtgcagtctcgccaaggctctatataattgcagtagacatctttactcctatactcaaatcgtcTTGTAATGAAGACCAACACACCATttgctttttaattgcttgctgcacctgcatgttagctttcagtgactcataaacaaggaTAGCCAAGTCCTTTTTAAATTTACCCTTGCCAGCCTCTCAcagtttaagaaatattctgtatttctgtttttcctacgaaATGTGAAtagcctcacatttctccacattgtattccatctgccaagtttttgcccactcgcttagcctctcaaatccccttgaaggctctttgtatcctcctcacaatatACATTTCCACCTTGTTTTGTGTtggaaatttggaaatattacattttatccccacatccaaatcattcatatagattgtgaatagctgaggcccaagcactgatccttgcggtaccccactattcacaacCTGCCATCCGAAAATGACCCATatcttcttactctctgttttctgtccattaaccagttctcaatccataccagtatattccccccaatgccatgtgctctaattttgtttactagcctcttgtgtggaccttatcgaaagctttctgtaagtttaaatataccacatccactagttcccccttatctattctgctagttacatcctcaaaatcctCCAACagctttgttaaacatgatttccctttcataaatctatcttGACTCTGCCCaaacctaccattattttctaagtgttctgttataatatcctttattatatattctagcattttccctatgactgatgttaggctaacaggtctgtagttccctgttttctcgctccctcctttcttaaatagtggggttacatttgccaccttccaatctgcaggaaccattccagagtctatagaattttgaaagatgaccatccATGCATCTACTATCCatacagccatctctttcaactctctgagatgtagatcatcaggtctaaGGGATTTAtcgactttaagtcccattaatttctctagtaccttttttgactaatattaatatcttgcagttcctcatttgctCTAGATCCTTTATTCTCCATTATTTTTGGGAGGTTTTTCGTATTTTcctctatgaagacagacacaaagtattggtTCAGTTTCTCTGGCATCTCCCTATTCTCCACCATAAATTTGCTTGACTCcacttgcaatggacccacatttgtttttgctaatcttctcctttttacatacctatagaaacttttacagtctgattttatgtttcttgctagtttactctcatattctattttccccttcttaatccttTTCTTAGTCATCctctgcagaattctgaaatgctcccaatcctcaggcttaccatttttttggcAATTTTATACGCCATTTCCTTTGCTCCAAAAAAAAATACAATCCTTGGTCTCTTTCGTTAGCtacggttggaacactttccttgctgggtttttgtgcatgaaaggaatgtatttttgttgtaaactatgtattagttctttaaatgttagccactacctgtctactgtcataccttttaacatagtttcccaatccaccatagccaatttgctgcTCATACTTTCATTGTCTCCTTTGCTTAAATTTAAGACCCtattttctgattgaactacatcattttcaaatttaatgtaaaattctattatattatggtcactctttgctAAAGTCTCCTTTACaaccagattattaattagccctttatcgttgcacaatactagatcagaAATAACATGTTCCCTAGTTAGTTCCTCAATGCACTGTTCTAGAAAACTatctcatatacattccaggaattcgtcctccacaacattagtacgaATAACGTTTACCCAGTCTACATGTAGATTGAAGTCCCCcgtgattattgcattacccttgttacatgcacctctaatttcctgatctatactgtgatttacattaccactgctgtttggtggcctataaacaattctgaccaatgttttctgccccttgctgtttcttagttccacccaaactgattctatcttgatctttagaactaaggtcatctctcatgtTGGATCCCATTcattgcacaaagagagacgaagtccgactgtagctttaagaaactttattgcagtacttaattgttacatcttcggaaaacttaacaatgaactgaactgaactaaaagcaacacatacactgaactaacactgaactaacctaaaactaaaagcaacacacacactaaactaaccccCGAACTAACCCCCcccgaactgaactgaactgaactgaaataACTTTtcgcgccaaatcaagccttattatagttattcttacaaatcagtgacaccccctttatgttcccaattggtttacaaactctgcagtttcttggtgttagggcctgattggggcactgccttgtcatcctctcctcaagcagtttcttattcccctatctcttCGGACcgttaggctgagccaccctcgcacaaggggcgtgggtttgcctggtcagtatgtttctcacactaactgttccttaggaatatgtcatgtctgggtgatgagataagaagagtgttgttgaagcataatgtctctttctgctATTGCGCtgcaccagctgcaaggccaagttgcctctgcagccctgaagttatgaagtcatttctgataagctgtccctccctgcagcactgaagctagtctgttagcaatacatgattgattaattatttcatcttaaatgtccccataaaattctgttcttaaaaattctgt from Heterodontus francisci isolate sHetFra1 chromosome 3, sHetFra1.hap1, whole genome shotgun sequence includes these protein-coding regions:
- the LOC137367138 gene encoding 4-galactosyl-N-acetylglucosaminide 3-alpha-L-fucosyltransferase 9-like translates to MRNNLGIVGLSMVSSVGGQNHAKCLQQAFQFCGNMKKVQNLLNKSTEGKIFAKGDNCAKTSGIEATIEASVGVNQFTYVCIYVCNLMFQQAFASARLDYYTEYFHKEADQEFDVALTITGPVTNYPLGKFGTWLAQANPGSNPKLVYILKNNNTVQLKVELGHILTSVSNQGILRILLISIILLGCFLTLLMLYVNPSNTWIYGPASMKNLFMPVENETIVLIWFWPFGHTFELNSCESKFDIHDCYLTADRNLYNKSHAVLIHHGDIRRDLSNLPKQPRPVFQKWVWMNMESPTNSPKNTGLNNLFNLTLTYRRDSDIQVPYGYLTMNKVPLAFELPSKSNLVCWVVSNWNSKHARVKYYYELYKYVKIIIYGHFVWPRLSDKELIPTISNCKFYLAFENSIHEDYITEKLYNALLAGTVPVVLGPSRENYENYIPADSFIHVDDFLSAKELASYLLVLNDNEDLYMFYFKWRKYYTVRKTHFSDEHACNVCENIKRHQGYRSHSSLERWFWD